In Sulfuriferula thiophila, the genomic stretch ATTAGCAGCAATACACCGTCAACCATGGATAATACGCGCTCAACTTCACCACCGAAATCGGCGTGGCCTGGGGTATCAACGATGTTGATGTGGTTGCCTTCGTATTCCAGGGCGGTGTTTTTAGCGGTAATGGTAATGCCGCGTTCTTTTTCCAGATCGTTACTGTCCATTACGCGCTCAGTCACTGACTGGTGAGCGGCGAATGTGCCTGATTGCTGGAGGAGTTTGTCCACTAAGGTGGTTTTGCCATGGTCAACGTGAGCGATGATGGCGATATTACGGAGCGCGCGGGACATGTGTGATTGTTTCCGGATCTGATAAACCGAAAATTATAGCATGTTAAATATGTATTTTTTATTAAAATATTAGTATTTGCTTGTTTTATTATGATATTGCTGTACAATGCGGCTTCTCCAGTCAAGTTCTACGATTGATTGGACGCGTGTTTTTTAACACGCCATCGATCCCTGACCTTATAGCGTTTCAGCAGTTTTTTCTGAAGGCGCAGCTCCACCCGGTTAGCGACGATGTTCCCGCGCCGGCAGTGGATGGCTTATAAGCATAGCCTACCCCCCGTTGGCCTATGCTTTGCGTTTTTTTAAGGAAAAATCTGTGTCTTTCGAAACCCTAGGTCTCAATGAATCCCTCGTCCAAGCACTTGCTGATTCAGGTTACACCCAAGCAACTCCTATCCAATTAGAAGCCATCCCGTTGATTCTGGAAGGTCATGATGTTCTGGCATCCGCACAAACAGGTACCGGCAAAACGGCTGCGTTCATGTTGCCTGCGCTGGAAAAGCTTTCTACCCCTAGCCCTGTGGCTGGTCGTGGTCCGCGTATCCTGGTATTGACTCCAACACGTGAGCTTGCATTGCAAGTTACTGCCGCTGCTGAGAAATACAGCAAGCATTTACGTCGCGTTAAAGTGGTCAGTATTCTGGGTGGTATGCCTTACCCAATTCAAAACAAAATGTTGTCACAGCCGTTTGAAGTGCTGGTAGCAACGCCTGGTCGTCTGATCGATCATATCGAACGCGGCCGTATCGACTTTTCCCGTCTGGAAATGCTGATTCTTGATGAAGCTGACCGTATGCTGGATATGGGTTTCTTTGATGACGTAGAGCGTATTGCGATGGCGACTCCTGCGACACGTCAAACCGTGATGTTCTCCGCAACGTTTGAAGGCAATATTGCCCGACTGGCTACCCAGTTGCTGAAAACCCCGAAACGTATCGAAATTGCACATCAGCAGGCTCGCCACGAAAACATCACTCAGCATATGCATTATGTTGACGATTTGTCACACAAGAATCGCGTGTTAACGCATCTGGTTAATGATGTGGATATCAATCAGGCAATTATCTTCACTGCTACCAAGCGTGATGCGGATAGCCTGGCCGATGATTTGCAAGCAGCGGGTCATAAAGTTGCTGCATTGCACGGTGATATGCATCAAGGTGCACGTACCCGTACTATCACTCAAATGCGTCACGGTTCGATCCGTTTGCTGGTTGCGACTGACGTAGCTGCGCGTGGTCTGGATGTGCCGGGTATTACTCACGTGATTAACTACGATTTGCCTAAGAATCCGGAAGATTACGTTCACCGTATCGGTCGTACCGGCCGTGCAGGTGCGACGGGTATTGCTGTGTCGTTGGCTAGCCCGCGTGATTCCATGCAGTTGAAGCGCATTGAGCGTTTTACTGGCCAATTGATTCCTGCGCAGGTAATTGAGGGTCTTGAGCCTAAGCTCAAACCACGCACTGGTGCGCCGAGTGGCGGCCGTCCTAGCACGGGTGGTCGTGGTCGTCCATCAGGTCAGGGTGAGCAGCGTCGTAGCGGTAGTGGTTATGGCAACGGCGGCAATGCTAACAGCAGCGGTTATGGCAATGGTGGAAATGGTGGGAACAGCAATGGTTATGCTAACAGCAGCAATGCTGGTGCCGGTAATCGTAGCGGCAATACCAGCGCAAATGGTAATAGCTGGGGTCAACCGGCTAACACGACTGGTGCTGCACCACGTCGTGACAGCGCTCCACGTCCTGCTGGTTCAGGTGGCGCACGTCGTGATGGTCAAGGTGCTGGTGGCGGTTTCAAGAGCGGTACCAGCGGTAACCGCAGTAACGGCAATCGTTCCTGGAGCTAATGCTTTAGGTAACTAACAATAAAAAAGGCGCCTTTGG encodes the following:
- a CDS encoding DEAD/DEAH box helicase, with protein sequence MSFETLGLNESLVQALADSGYTQATPIQLEAIPLILEGHDVLASAQTGTGKTAAFMLPALEKLSTPSPVAGRGPRILVLTPTRELALQVTAAAEKYSKHLRRVKVVSILGGMPYPIQNKMLSQPFEVLVATPGRLIDHIERGRIDFSRLEMLILDEADRMLDMGFFDDVERIAMATPATRQTVMFSATFEGNIARLATQLLKTPKRIEIAHQQARHENITQHMHYVDDLSHKNRVLTHLVNDVDINQAIIFTATKRDADSLADDLQAAGHKVAALHGDMHQGARTRTITQMRHGSIRLLVATDVAARGLDVPGITHVINYDLPKNPEDYVHRIGRTGRAGATGIAVSLASPRDSMQLKRIERFTGQLIPAQVIEGLEPKLKPRTGAPSGGRPSTGGRGRPSGQGEQRRSGSGYGNGGNANSSGYGNGGNGGNSNGYANSSNAGAGNRSGNTSANGNSWGQPANTTGAAPRRDSAPRPAGSGGARRDGQGAGGGFKSGTSGNRSNGNRSWS